TATAAGCAACTTAATATAAGTACCGATAATGACCATTGCCGTGGCAAAACGATGCGGGTAATCACATTTAACCACGGTATTATCAATAATCGAAACAACATCACCCAATAATTGATTATCCAGAACTGAAGCCCTGATGATCATATATACAGACGCAACTGCCACGAACCAGGCCATTGTTATCGCATTCTTTTTAATAGTCAGGTCGGTGTAATAAAACAGCGCCAGTGGAAAGACAAATAAAAATATAATAGCCGATTCTTTGGATGTTAAAGCGAGAAAAAAGGAAATGAGCGAAACAACCAGACTTAAAACAGTTCCTTTACGCGCATAATCCAACAGAGTATATATTGAACTAAGAAAAAACAAGAAAGTCATGATCTCATCGCGGCTTTTAATGTTGGCTACCACTTCGGTGTGCAATGGATGTGCAATGAACAATAAACTCGCGGCAAAAGGAAGCAACACACTTTGACCGATAAATAATTTTCGCAAAGTAAAAAACAACAAGAAACCTGTTAGCGCATAAAGTATTACGTTAATAACGTGGCCGGCCATAGGATTATCGGGCCAGAACTCCCACTCAACAGCAAACATTACTACCGATAAGGGACGATAGAACATATCATTCTTACCATCATTACCATACCAATATGAATTTTTTACTATTTCCGGTATACCCGCTAAGCCCTTTTTGGTGAGTTTGTTCTCCTTAATGGTTGGATAATCATCCAGCACATAGAGGTGATGAAAGGTATTTGAATACAGCATAAAGCCAAGCACAGCCACAATAAGTGCCATGATAAACAATTGTTTCTTATCGGGCTCCCGCATAGAGACTTTAACTGCAGACTTGCTTCCCTGTGCCTTATTTACGTCTTGTTTAGCCATTTGTTTGACTCCACTAAAATACTAAAACTTGTAGCTACTTGGTAAAAGTTATTAAATCAAAAATAGAGTTTATATCGAATAAAGATTTTTTCGTGGACTTTTGTGTTTTGGAGCTTTAGTGGCAAATGGATTTTCGCCACCAAAGCACGAAAGCTCTAAATTTTCACCAAATATTTTTCTTGAAATTTCATATAATCTTATTTCGTATAATTTCTAATTTCAAGGCTAAAGCCTGCATATCTGGTTATTTATTGTACATTAAACAGGATAAATTGTAGCATTTTGAAAAAGTCCGAGGCTGGAAGACTTCCGGCTTCGGACTTCGGACTTCTGACCCTTAAACACATCTATACGGAAATTTATCCCGCTCACAGTAAAGTCCCGGCCTCAAGGTTGGGATTAAATTCATAATGAGACTTAAGCCCTGACACTTGAATTTTAAATAGCTGTTCTGACAAATTTATCAATCTTATTTTTTACTTTTGGTACAATGACTGAGACAAAAACACTTATACTGAACGCTGACCAGATCCGGCAAAAAACAGACCGCATCGCTTACCAGATTTATGAAAATAATTTCGAAGAGAAAGAAATTATTATGGCGGGCATTGCTCCAAAAGGTTATATTCTTGCCCAACGACTTGCCAAAAAGCTGGAAGAGATCGCTAAAATTAAAATAACATTGGTGGAAATAACAGTGAACAAAGACAATCCTCTGCAGGATGAAGTGAAGTTGAGCATAAAACCCAAAGAATTCTCAGGCAAAGTGGTGATCCTTGTTGATGATGTACTTAACTCCGGTAAAACATTGGTGTATGGCCTTGCCCCATTCTTAAATGTGCCTGTAAAACGTATCACCACAGCGGTATTGGTTGACCGCAACCACAACCGCTACCCCATAAAAGCGGATTTTGTTGGCTTATCACTAGCGACAACATTACAGGAACATATTTCTGTTGAGCTTGCTAAAAGCGGGAAAGAAGCTGTTTATTTAATGTGAGCATCAGTGGTCGAAAGGCATTCCTGCCTTATGAAATCAGCTAATGCGCCTATCTGTATATTTTTTGCCTTTACTTTATAATTGGCTTTATTGTAATAAGGTTCGCGTTTCAGTAACAATTCCGAAATAAATTTCTTTAACTCTTTATCATTAAAATTTCCGATCAACGGGCGCTGAGTTTGTTCTGTTTCAAGCCGCTCAAATAAACTGTCAACACTCATTTTTAAATAAACAGAAACGCTGCTTTTATTGATCATTTCCATATTGTCAAAAAAACAAGGTGTACCTCCTCCCGTGGCTATTACACAATTATCTTTACCTAAAGCTACCTGTAGCGCCTCATGTTCCAGCTTTCTAAACTCCTCTTCTCCATGTGTTTTAAATATACCTGAAATGGAATTATTCGCGGTTGTTTCAATAACCTTATCAAGATCCAGGAACTCATACCCCATCCTGTCAGCCAAAACATTTCCAACAGTGGTCTTGCCACAGCCCATAAAACCTATTAATATGATCCTCATCTGAAAAAAAAATTAAATTTTAAGAACCTAAAATACAATATTGATCGCCTGCCCTTTTAGCAAGTCCGGCTTCAAAGCTATCTGGGCACCTCCGTTTATTGATACTCCCAGTGTTGTTGGCCCTGATGACCCCTGGCTGACCGCATAAATAACCAGGCTATTGCTTCCGCTATTTATTCCGAAG
The genomic region above belongs to Bacteroidota bacterium and contains:
- a CDS encoding phosphoribosyltransferase, with product MTETKTLILNADQIRQKTDRIAYQIYENNFEEKEIIMAGIAPKGYILAQRLAKKLEEIAKIKITLVEITVNKDNPLQDEVKLSIKPKEFSGKVVILVDDVLNSGKTLVYGLAPFLNVPVKRITTAVLVDRNHNRYPIKADFVGLSLATTLQEHISVELAKSGKEAVYLM
- a CDS encoding shikimate kinase, with the translated sequence MRIILIGFMGCGKTTVGNVLADRMGYEFLDLDKVIETTANNSISGIFKTHGEEEFRKLEHEALQVALGKDNCVIATGGGTPCFFDNMEMINKSSVSVYLKMSVDSLFERLETEQTQRPLIGNFNDKELKKFISELLLKREPYYNKANYKVKAKNIQIGALADFIRQECLSTTDAHIK